Proteins encoded in a region of the Triticum dicoccoides isolate Atlit2015 ecotype Zavitan chromosome 3A, WEW_v2.0, whole genome shotgun sequence genome:
- the LOC119268193 gene encoding uncharacterized protein LOC119268193, with protein MGSVGGEEEFPAGVTGADAEVGALVWVRRRNGSWWPGRILGQDELPENCVVPPRSAGTPIKLLGRPDGSIDWYNLEKSKRVKAFRCGEYEECIEKAKILARQQKRTYNEGKYVRREDAIMHALEIERSRFPDEDEMDDAMCASENRYSANSRNIGGASRISSRVERGLYDIEENSAQGLSEGSTFFKVPQNISSSSTRYASSSRKKRKASNKFEDDTVKGFRRMRDLIGSNRTPKQKSSAGSFSNGYHDLPYLESGPSFGYELPSTNGINKNNQSHSLTKRKRSNIGQAYENSRKKDKRRPLSKLCKDSAVKVPTYWDASGQSSVQSPGHKLSNVFESNWGGFSLPGNLNCSYSSGTSSVETSADALCTSHSGSTKASKLKEAEVLDGTGFLSDGCSDDDEFLDAHRTMEDDVTAEGHLHTHGSCASVKDETLKGKTQITDYSREHIPLLRDNTSSKKKNIQVTPVSCNMDESLIVEQYGRTIKCKEQDEDVTGLDARVGSTSDPGSSMKFVLVPPDDGAGIMGQQYYESGPEHDESFETLSNHSHSEKVGAASPYYGSPLKVILPEQKPDMKSTRCHVVKPMKSVQADYKLYDVELAVEGTYKGHRAPLVSLTSKWNRKPVMGFPVPVVVLDDSCPVESRDNHHLAKNSPTHLLKRSEVAEPRQPRSSHSSKSKLGGRKKVSEHDMDKSWRPHTKKSASSPRKMRRLSSFGSSRRESTKRNTVVRKIGGPTIACIPVRLVFSRINEALSFQVRSENTS; from the exons ATGGGAAGCGTCGGTGGAGAGGAGGAGTTCCCCGCCGGCGTGACGGGGGCGGACGCGGAGGTGGGTGCGCTAGTCTGGGTGCGCCGCCGCAACGGATCCTGGTGGCCCGGTCGGATCCTTGGCCAGGACGAGTTACCCGAGAACTGCGTGGTTCCACCGCGCTCTGCAGGCACACCCATCAAGCTCCTCGGCCGCCCGGACGGCAGCAT TGACTGGTATAATCTCGAGAAATCTAAGCGCGTGAAGGCATTCCGGTGTGGTGAGTATGAAGAGTGTATAGAAAAAGCGAAAATTTTGGCTCGCCAGCAAAAGAGGACCTACAATGAAGGAAAGTATGTTCGCAGGGAGGATGCTATTATGCACGCCCTTGAAATAGAAAGATCTCGCTTTCCAGACGAAGATGAGATGGACGATGCTATGTGTGCATCTGAGAACAGGTATTCTGCAAATTCTAGAAACATAGGTGGAGCCAGCAGAATATCTTCTCGCGTAGAAAGGGGTCTGTATGATATTGAAGAAAACTCAGCTCAAGGTTTATCTGAAGGGTCAACATTTTTCAAGGTGCCACAAAATATATCCTCTTCAAGTACTAGGTATGCTTCATCTTCAAGGAAGAAACGGAAGGCATCAAACAAATTTGAGGATGACACAGTTAAAGGATTCCGGCGTATGAGAGACCTTATTGGATCAAACAGGACCCCCAAACAGAAGTCAAGTGCTGGTTCTTTTTCAAATGGGTATCATGATTTACCTTATCTTGAAAGTGGGCCAAGCTTTGGCTATGAGTTGCCTAGCACAAATGGAATAAACAAGAATAATCAGTCTCATTCATTGACAAAAAGGAAACGCTCCAATATTGGTCAAGCTTATGAAAATTCAAGAAAGAAAGATAAGCGACGTCCTTTGTCAAAGTTATGTAAAGATTCAGCAGTGAAAGTTCCAACATATTGGGACGCTTCAGGACAGTCTTCTGTCCAGTCCCCTGGACACAAACTGTCGAACGTGTTCGAATCAAATTGGGGGGGATTTTCTTTGCCAGGAAATTTAAATTGTTCTTACAGCTCGGGCACTTCAAGTGTGGAGACTTCAGCAGATGCCTTATGTACTAGTCACAGTGGTTCTACCAAAGCTTCTAAACTAAAGGAAGCTGAAGTCTTGGACGGGACTGGGTTTCTTAGTGATGGCTGCTCTGatgacgatgagtttcttgatgCTCACCGTACTATGGAGGATGATGTCACAGCAGAAG GCCATTTGCACACACATGGATCGTGTGCATCTGTAAAGGATGAGACCTTAAAAGGCAAGACACAAATTACTGACTATAGCAGAGAACACATACCCTTACTTCGTGATAATACAAGTTCCAAGAAGAAAAACATACAGGTAACTCCAGTAAGCTGCAACATGGATGAAAGTTTGATCGTGGAACAATATGGAAGGACAATAAAATGCAAGGAACAAGATGAAGATGTTACTGGGTTGGATGCACGAGTCGGAAGTACTAGTGATCCTGGGAGTAGCATGAAATTTGTGCTGGTTCCTCCAGATGATGGTGCTGGCATTATGGGGCAACAATATTATGAAAGCGGACCCGAGCATGATGAGTCATTTGAAACTCTAAGCAACCATTCACACTCTGAAAAGGTTGGGGCAGCATCCCCATATTATGGGTCACCGCTTAAAGTAATACTGCCTGAGCAGAAACCTGATATGAAATCTACAAGATGCCATGTGGTAAAGCCAATGAAGAGTGTACAAGCAGACTATAAACTTTATGATGTTGAGTTGGCAGTCGAAGGAACCTACAAGGGCCACCGTGCACCTCTTGTTTCTCTGACAAGTAAATGGAACCGTAAACCTGTTATGGGGTTTCCTGTACCTGTTGTTGTTTTGGATGATAGTTGTCCTGTGGAAAGTAGAGATAATCACCATCTGGCAAAGAACAGTCCTACCCACTTGCTAAAGAGGAGCGAAGTTGCAGAACCGCGCCAGCCAAGATCGTCACATTCATCTAAATCAAAACTTGGTGGCCGTAAAAAGGTCTCGGAGCATGATATGGATAAGTCCTGGCGGCCACATACCAAGAAATCAGCATCTTCACCAAGGAAAATGCGCAGGCTCTCATCTTTTGGCAGCAGCCGCAGAGAAAGCACAAAGAGAAATACTGTAGTTCGGAAAATTGGCGGGCCAACTATCGCGTGCATCCCGGTTCGACTTGTTTTCAGTAGGATCAATGAAGCATTAAGCTTTCAAGTGAGATCAGAAAACACTAGCTGA